Within Corynebacterium timonense, the genomic segment TGCACGCGCAAGCTGACCCTGACACGTCTCGCGGTACGATCACCCGCATCGCTGTCGAGCTCGGATTCAGTCAAGGAAACTCTGCGCGGCTGGGTCCGCGCTCATAAACAATCCGGCGCGGCAACCCCGGCTGAATCGGTGGATTGTGCAGCGGAGAACCGCAGACTGCGAGCTGAACTGATTGAAGCGAAGCGCGCCAACGAGATTTTGAAAAGAGCATCAGCTTTTTTCGCGCCCGCGTGCGAGCGCCCACACACGTAGTCGTCCGGTTCATCGACGACAACCGGGAGGAGTTCGGGGTCGAGCCGATTATTCGCGCCTTGGCGGCAACCGAAGCGAAAATCGCCCTGAGCACCTACTACGCCTACAAATCCCGGCCTGAATCATCTCGATCTATCCGCGACCGACAACTACGCAAAGCGTTGCGTGCCATCTACGACGACAACTACTCCTGCTATGGAGCGCGCAAACTATGGGCTGAGATCAATCGCCGAGGCGACGTCGGTCACGTCGCCCGGTGCACCGTTGAGCGCCTCATGGCACTCGAAGGCATCCGTGGTATCCGGCGCCGGAAGAAAAAGCCCTCCACCCGTGAGCGCTGCCCCCGATAACTGCCCATCCGATGTGGTCACACGCGACTTTTGTGTCGATGCGCCGAACCGGCTGTGGGTCGCGGATATCACATACATCCCCACGCGTGTCGGGTGGGTGTACGCCTCGTTCGTCCTCGACGCGTATACCCGGGAGATTGTTGGCTGGCAGATCACCAACCACATGCGCACATCGCTGGCTAAAGACGCACTTGACATGGCCTTGTCAGCGCGCCTGCGCGCCGGTGAAGATGTCTCCGGTCTGATCCATCACTTTAGACAGGGGCGTGCAGTACAGGTCGGTCGTCTACGGAGAGACCTTGGCCCAGTCGCAGGTTATCGCCTCGGTTGGCTCGCAGGGAGACTCCTGAGACAACGCAATGGCAGAAGCGCTGAACTCATCGACCGTAGGACCTGGCCGGGGCTGCGAGATGTTCTCGTCGCGACGTCGACATGGGTCGGCTGGCACAACAACCGTCGTGTGCACTCGGCGCTAGGGTACCGCCCGCCCCGCCAGGCCCATCAGGAATACACCGCCGCGAACACCCAAGCGGCCTAATCGACAACAATAGGACCCTCTACAAAACTCGGGGCTTGACAAAGCCAAACATGCGCCTGACCACCATCGCATAACAACCGGCAACGCCTGAGTGAGATACCGCTACCGGGTACCCACTCAGGCGCTACCAGATACTCACCACACCGCTACCATTTCGGTCTTCTGAACAGATGACGGTCAGAACCATGCTGGGCCATGAACTTGGGCGTCTCAACCCTCTAATCCACCTTAACCCTCAGCAACTGGGAGCCCGCGCGCGTCAACACCGCAAAAATGGGCGCTCTGTGCACGAGATCTGGCGTGAGAAGTTCAAGAATGCAGTGAAAAACTCCAAGGAAGATTTCGTCGCGCATCACCAACGCAAGTACGGCGGTGCTATGCCGATCTGGGCTGCCGTGGAAGTCATGGACTGGGGAATGCTGTCCTACTTGTATGGGATGTCACCGACCCCGGCACGGAACCGCATCGCCGACCAATGCGCGCTGAGCGCTCCTCAACTTGAGTCCTGGCTAAAGTCACTGAATATTCTGCGCAACCTTGCCGCTCACCATGCCCGCATGTTCAATCGTGTCTATGACATCAAACCCAAACTCAATAATGATCCCCGGCTCGTTGCTGTGGCGGGGCAGATGAATCGCGCTTTCGGTCAACTCTCGCTCGTCCAATACCTTCACCGCCAACTGGGATTATCCCCAGCCGATAAGCTACCCACGCTGTTCGACACGTACCCGCACAATCCCATCGTTCCGCTCTTGCGCACCGGAGCACCCGCTGACTGGCAAGACCTTGATCTCTGGCGAAGCTAACTCACGCGCTACGAGGCCAGTGATCACGTCGACGCAGATGGTCGTGTGTCCGTAGGGGGTTGAAGTTCCGCCGGGACGGTTCCCCTTTACCCAGGGTTTGTGGCGGGCGTCCCGCGGCGGCACCTACTGGGGCTGGGAACGATCGTTGATCGCAACCTTGTGGATAGGGTATAGGTTCTCTCCTGCCACAGGTGTGCGGTGGTTGGCCGCGTCCTGCTTCGCGGCAACGACCATCCACGCCAAGGCCTGGAGGGATGTGTCGAGGTTGTCCGGATCGGCGGTGACGGCTGTGGCGTAGTCGGCCCCGCAGACGCTGTCTGCTTGGGTGGACAAGGATCTGGTTGATGAAGTCCTGCAGCATCTGACGCATCAGTTCCGGGGATGTGTGGGCGAGCAGCTCATCAAGGTAGGCGGTCGGGTCGATATGATTGGGTCCAGCGCCCACTCGCGTTGGTTCCTTTCGAGGATAGGTACGAATTGATTCGAAAGGTACTGCGGTGGCCGCCTCACACGTTCATGAGGTCCCTCACCGACAGTCACAGGTACACCACGCTAGCGGACGCAACCAATTTTCCGCGCTGAAACGGGCCAAAACAGGCCGCCAACACGGCCTACTTCCCAAGCCGAACCGGACCAACTACATCAGATCAGACACATCACTTATGAGGCGCAAGCCATCAGGGTCTCATATAACGCCGGAATCCACGACTCCGCTCCGGCACCAGCGGTAGCTCAGTGAATGACACGAGAAGGGTGAACCCCGTTTCGACCCCCACATACGCCAGAAATGCGGGAAGGAGTAAAGCGAGGGAAAAGCTGACGTCAACGCAATTGTTGGTCTGAGCCGAAAAGGTGTAAAACGTACAGCACCCTGTCAGATAGCTGCTTAGTCTGAGAGTGCACTGCACAAAGGCGTTGTGTTTGCTACACTGTGTTATAACGGAGCCGCTCATAACGTGGAAAAACCCACGAACTCTCAGTGGTACGGGTGTTTCTACGCTGTACCCGCAACAGGTTGACCCGGCTTCGTTCGTTCAGGTTTAGTTTCGATAGGGTATGGAGGAAAAGTGATTAATACCCGCAGAGTTTTTGGTTCTTTGGCTACCGCTTCACTTATTGTGTCGTCTCTTTTCACCCCGGCGTTTGCACAAGCAGAGTCCGAAGTGGCTGGACAAACAGCAGAAGGCAGCACGGTTGCCGACGGCACGGAAGCAGATTTTTGGTTTAGATCTGCAGAAGGAACGCGCACGTTCGATGTTGAGAAGAATGTGCTTGTCCCCCATCTGTTGGAGGGAGATACCGTCAAAATTGAGGGAGATGTGATCAACGCGTACAACGCGAAGGGCGAGCTCGTCGCCAGTATCAAGGCGAACCTGCCGCAAGGGATCACTCTTGAATATGACGGCGAGGTCATCTCCGCCTCATCGGCTGACGGCGTTGCGAACCGGTGCATCGAGAATAAGTGGGTGAGCCTTGGAATCAACGTGGCCGCTGACGTGCTTGTTTGCGGGCCTGTCGGACTGGCAACAGGCGGGGTCGGCGGCGCGGCTTGCGGCGCGGCAACCGGTCTAGGCGTAACCGCCGCCAGCTGCTAAAGGAGTACACTACACACGAGCCCAAAAGGATGTGATGCTAAATGAGTTCCTCATCCTCACGCAACGTAGTGAGCGTTACTGAGGGGTGGAGAATCCCTATTGTCGTCTACGCCGTCTATATGGCCTCGGTCATTACCGCGGCGTCGGCACTCGTTAGCTGGTCATTAGAAATTCCGTGGTGGGGTTGGCTGGGCGAGTGGGTCGTGCTCGTTGTCGGCAGCTACGCGTGGATCAAGGTCGCGTCGGAGCCCGGAGACGACGGAACACTCTTCCTCAAGAAGAAGACACTCATCACCTCTGCAGCTATCTTTGCGGCTTTGCTCGTCGCGCTGGTTATCCTCTGGGTTGTGTAGGCGCCGAGGGCGACGTACTGGCAGCATAATGTGGGTGGACCCGAAGTCACGGGCCCACCCACATTTTAGTGTGAAGAATAAAAGATGAATGTGGTGCGGGAGACGCAGAAGCTCTCCACGCTGCTGCTCGCCGGCCGGTTTCCTCGTGCAACAGTGCGCGAAGAAGATTCTGGCCTTTTTCTCCCGCCTCCCTTCGTCCGTTGTGCTAGCGCGCGCGGGCTTCGACCGCTTGCTTTCCGTAGGGGGAGGGAATGGAGGTCTAGGTTGTGGCGGTGTTTTCGTGGGCCAGGAAGTGGTGGTTCTCATTGACAGCATCAACGAAAAAACGCGGGTGAAACGCGTAGCGGACATGAATGCGCACATCGGAGTCTCCCGAGATGAAAGTCATGGTAGAGCCGCCGATGCGCCTAGATGGTGTACTGCCGGCGAACATTCAGTTTGCCGACTGGGTCGCGGCATACGTTACCAGGGCTATTGGGCGGCAGCTGATTGAAGATTCGAGGTATAGGTGGATCTCGTCGGGCCAGCTGAATGAAACCGTCTATGGGTCGTTTACCCATGAGTCCAAGCTCCACTCCCACAGCCGATCTGTCCCAGATCTTCCCCACAGCGAAATCTGTACCCTTCCCAGTCTGGTGTGTCTCTACAGAAACGTAGTGCGCCGGATCAAAGCTGCTGCGGGCCGTCACCACGGGGGCGGAAACCGAGAGTGGTGATTCGAAACGGTGTAACGAGGCGGCATGGACCGTTTCAATTACCCGGCTCGCCGAGGGATTTCTATCCCGGGAGTAAGACCGATACTCCGGCGAGAAATTCGTCTGCGATCGCGTGACAAGCCCGTTCCACGGAATGTGCCAGAGGGTCAGCTGACGCGAAAGGATGCGGCCCAGCGCGAGCCCCATGCTTGCGCGTATGACGTGCAGGCTTTTCGACGCTCGTTCTTGCCGTAACCGCAGCTAAATGCGCAGCATTTCCCACGAACCTCACTCCCCGCCAAAAAACTTCCCCGCCACCCGCCGCGCGGCGGCAGACAGCCGCTCCACCACCTCGGCGCGCTGCGCGTCGTCGCGGCTGCCGGCCTCGAAGGTGGCGGCAAGCGCTGCGGCGGGCCGGCCC encodes:
- a CDS encoding IS3 family transposase yields the protein MRAPTHVVVRFIDDNREEFGVEPIIRALAATEAKIALSTYYAYKSRPESSRSIRDRQLRKALRAIYDDNYSCYGARKLWAEINRRGDVGHVARCTVERLMALEGIRGIRRRKKKPSTRERCPR
- a CDS encoding DDE-type integrase/transposase/recombinase translates to MSAAPDNCPSDVVTRDFCVDAPNRLWVADITYIPTRVGWVYASFVLDAYTREIVGWQITNHMRTSLAKDALDMALSARLRAGEDVSGLIHHFRQGRAVQVGRLRRDLGPVAGYRLGWLAGRLLRQRNGRSAELIDRRTWPGLRDVLVATSTWVGWHNNRRVHSALGYRPPRQAHQEYTAANTQAA